The DNA window AGTTTGGCGAAGTGATTTTGCGCAGCGACGAGCAAGGTGCGTCTTTGCGTTTGAAAGACGTTGCGCGGATTGAATTAGGTGCTCTGAATTACGATTTTGCGGCGATTTATAACGGCAGTGCGACTGTGCCTATGGGCATCTATCTGCAGCCGGGAGCCAACGCCCTGGATGCCGCTGAAGCAGTGAACAAGGCGATGGCAGAGATTTCGGATCGATTCCCGGAAGGTCTGGAGTTCAGCGTTCCTTATGACACCACCCGCTTTATTGATATCTCCATTCAAGAGGTGTTCAGCACCTTTATCATGGCGGTTGTGTTGGTGGTGTTGGTGACGTTCCTGTTCCTGCAGAACATCAGTGCCACCCTGATTCCATTGATGGCCATTCCGGTGTCTTTGATCGGCACTTTTGCGGGTATGCAGGCACTGGGTTTCTCGGTGAACCTGCTGACTCTGTTCGGGTTGATACTGGCCATCGGGGTGGTGGTGGATAATGCCATTATCATTATGGAAAACGCTGAGCGGCTGATTAAAGAGAAAGGCATGACCGCATACGATGCCGCGGTAACCACCATCGGCCAGGTGTCTGGAGCGGTAGTTTCATCAACATTGGTACTGGTGGCGGTGTTTGCGCCGGTTGCGTTCTTGGGTGGGCTCAGTGGCGAGCTGTACCGGCAGTTTGCGATTACCATTGCTGTGTCGGTGGTCATTTCAGGCGTTGTGGCACTGACGCTCACACCGGCTATGTGTGCCATGCTGCTGGGCAAAGAGAGTAAACAGCTGACGGTCTTCCGCTGGTTTGATGCCGGCTTCGATAAGTTAACAGCAGGTTTCTCGGGTGTGGTGGACTGGTTGCTGAACCACGCGGTCGTGGGTGTGCTGTTGTTTGCGGCCATGCTGGGCAGCGTGGTGTTTCTGATGAACAAGATGCCTTCGGGTTTGGTGCCGCAGGAAGATCAGGGCTTTGTGCTGGCGGCTTATGCCTTGCCGCCAGTGTCGGCTATGAGCCGCACTGAGGATGCCCGGGATGAATTGGCGGCGAAGATGAAGAGCCTGCCCGAAGTGAAAGACGTGGTGGCTTTTGCCGGTTTCGATATCATTTCCAGTGCACTGCGCACCAACAGCGGCGTGGCCTTTGTGACGCTTGAAGATTGGGCTGAGCGAGAAGGCGATGGCCAGGGTGCAGCCGATATTGCCAAGAAGATCATGGGTATTGGCTTTGGCATGCCGGAAGCCTTTGTGATTGCCTTTACGCCGCCACCGATTCAAGGCTTGTCGACCACCGGTGGTGTGGAAGGCTACATTCAGGCTCGCGGTGGCCGTACCCCTGCCGAGATCAAGGCGATGGCTGACAAGTTCACTCAGGCCGCGAATGCTCGCCCGGAGTTGACCAACGTACGGGTGACGCTGGATACCGGTATTCCTCGTTACAAGGCAAACGTGGACCGTGAGAAGGCTCAGGCAGCCGGTGTGCCCATTGACCAGATCTTTACGACCATGCAGAGCACCTTTGGTGGTTTGTATGTGAACGACTTTACCCTGGAGGGCCGTAACTGGCAGGTGAACCTTCAGTCGGAAGGAGAGTTTCGTAGCCATCCGGGGGATTTGCGTAAGGTGTTTGTTCGCTCCCATTACGGCGAGATGATTCCGCTCAGCTCGTTGGTTGAGCTGGAACGTACCAGTGGACCTGATATTTTGAACCGATTTAACGTCTATCCGGCGGCGAAGTTGCTGGCTGACCCTGGCCCGGGGTATACCACGGGTGGGGCGCTGGCGGCGTTGGAGTCTGTCGCTGCAGAGCAGTTTGATCGCGATACGTTGGTTGGCTGGACCGGTGAAGCCTATCAGTTGCAGGATTCCGCAGACTCCGGAGCCATGGCATTTGGCATGGGTTTGTTGCTGGTGTTCCTGATTCTGGCGGCACAATATGAGCGTTGGGGTTTGCCGGTGGCGGTGGCGACGGCGGTTCCGTTTGGCGTGTTTGGGGGAGCGCTGGCGTCGTTGTGGCGTGGCTTCCCGAATGATATCTATTTCCAGGTGGGGCTGTTGGTGTTGATTGGGCTGGCGGCGAAGAATGCGATTCTGATTGTGGAGTTTGCGGCGCAGAACCGGAAATCGGGTATGAGTTCGTTTGAGGCGGCCAGTGCGGCTGCGCGCCAGCGTTTCCGAGCGATTATGATGACGGCGTTGACCTTCATTGTGGGGTCGTTGCCGTTGGCGTTCAGTTCCGGCGCGGGTGCGGTGAGTCGTCAGGAGATTGGTACGGTGGTGGTTGGCGGTATGCTGGCGGCCAGTACCTTGGCGCTGTTTTTTGTGCCTTTGTTCTATATGTTAATTGAGGACTTTGGGGATTGGCGCAAGCAGCGTAAGAAGGCCTGACGATTAGAGCTGACTTCGGTCGGCTCTTTGTGAATGTTATTGAACCGCCTTGGGTTTCTGCCCTCGGCGGTTTTTTGTTGTTATGCTGTTTGGGAGTAAGAGCCGGCAGAGGGGAGGCGCTTCCAAAAAACCGCTCCTTCGGCACGTCCATGTGACGCTTCTGCTCCGCCATCCATGGCTGCGCACATTTTTGGAAGCGCCTCCCCTCTGCCGATTCCCAGACGCAGGGAGATACTTTTAGTGAACCTCAACTCGATGTCTGTCGTTGAAATAAAAGCCCAGTTGCTTGATGAGCTGGCGCTCGCCCGTACCAGAACTGAACAACTCATCAAGTCGTTATCGGACACCCAGCTGGAGGTTCCCTATCACCCCGGTGTGAATCCGCCGCTTTGGGAGATGGGGCATTCGGCGTTTTTCTATGAGGTGTTTGTATTCAAGTTGCTGGACGGCACGGCGAGTTATAACCCGGCGATGGACGATCTCTGGGATTCGTTTCATGTTCAGCACCGGGATCGTTGGCGCAGGGATTTGTTTCCCGGACGTGAGGAGACGCTGGCGTATTTTCGGACGGTTTATGATCGAGTTGCGGAGCGTATTCGGCGTTGTGAGCTGACGGATCAGGAGCTGTATTTGTATCGCTATGCGATTTTTCACCAGAACATGCACATTGAGTCTTTGATCTGGTGTCGTCAGACGGTGAATTATCCGGCCCCGGCGGATTTTGTTGGTGATCGGCCGGCACCGGGTGACGCGGTTGCCGGTGATGTGGAGGTACCGGCGGGGCGTTGGGTGATGGGGATGCCCGGGGCTTCGGAGGCGTTTGCGGCGGAGGATTTTGCGTTTGATGCGGAGAAGCCGCGGTTTGAGGTGCAGTTGCCGGGGTTTGCGATCAGT is part of the Marinobacter sp. JH2 genome and encodes:
- a CDS encoding multidrug efflux RND transporter permease subunit, with protein sequence MLRTFIDRPIFATVISIIITLGGALALLGLPVEQYPNVVPPQVVVDGRFPGASADVISDSVVAPLEQEINGVDDMIYLESSATDSGSFRISVSFEIGTDPDQATINVNNRVQQALARLPQSVRDQGLKVEARSTSILQVIALSSPDNSMDVVEISNYALLNVLDELVRLPGIGNASLFGAQDYSMRIWLRPDKLAQYELTPGDVANALRAQNAQFAAGRIGAEPAPKGQAFTFSVSAPGRLTSPEEFGEVILRSDEQGASLRLKDVARIELGALNYDFAAIYNGSATVPMGIYLQPGANALDAAEAVNKAMAEISDRFPEGLEFSVPYDTTRFIDISIQEVFSTFIMAVVLVVLVTFLFLQNISATLIPLMAIPVSLIGTFAGMQALGFSVNLLTLFGLILAIGVVVDNAIIIMENAERLIKEKGMTAYDAAVTTIGQVSGAVVSSTLVLVAVFAPVAFLGGLSGELYRQFAITIAVSVVISGVVALTLTPAMCAMLLGKESKQLTVFRWFDAGFDKLTAGFSGVVDWLLNHAVVGVLLFAAMLGSVVFLMNKMPSGLVPQEDQGFVLAAYALPPVSAMSRTEDARDELAAKMKSLPEVKDVVAFAGFDIISSALRTNSGVAFVTLEDWAEREGDGQGAADIAKKIMGIGFGMPEAFVIAFTPPPIQGLSTTGGVEGYIQARGGRTPAEIKAMADKFTQAANARPELTNVRVTLDTGIPRYKANVDREKAQAAGVPIDQIFTTMQSTFGGLYVNDFTLEGRNWQVNLQSEGEFRSHPGDLRKVFVRSHYGEMIPLSSLVELERTSGPDILNRFNVYPAAKLLADPGPGYTTGGALAALESVAAEQFDRDTLVGWTGEAYQLQDSADSGAMAFGMGLLLVFLILAAQYERWGLPVAVATAVPFGVFGGALASLWRGFPNDIYFQVGLLVLIGLAAKNAILIVEFAAQNRKSGMSSFEAASAAARQRFRAIMMTALTFIVGSLPLAFSSGAGAVSRQEIGTVVVGGMLAASTLALFFVPLFYMLIEDFGDWRKQRKKA